Proteins from one Gasterosteus aculeatus chromosome 11, fGasAcu3.hap1.1, whole genome shotgun sequence genomic window:
- the rgl3b gene encoding ral guanine nucleotide dissociation stimulator-like 3b isoform X1 yields the protein MGKWELTMNPVQEWGEEFEDGAVYGVTLLREPVPSSPDPSEESACCAFVQYRTCKVRRLKAATLELLVNHLLGPGTQEQDYSRIFLSTYRTFTGTSKLIELLFQRDNIVSDLDNSKSYTSPLLAFVQTWLDDYCEDFRDPPLHPALRLLLDHLRISSAVYNNMRSQPNFSSLAGQAEELLKRLQIEAEVEKNVRPAQQDMEQDEEVTDDEDSGLEVSHDPGGILDFPALAIAEQLTRKDSALFVKVMPYQCLGCVWSKRDKKENMSPTIRATVTQFNDVTKQVTMSLLCQPADATSSPTSSRRPPTTPAHRARIIEKWICVAQDCRRLKNFSSLKAILSALQSNAVYRLRKTWAAVSRDSIAVFDNLWQTFPDENCVLTNRELLVEDGGQANVDKTSPKTSKRCPIQRQMSTCSGVVPYLGTYLSVFNMLDTAHPDTVRGGLINFEKRRKEFEVLSQISVLQACCSQYNLPHSPGIAAWLRGHKLLSDQESYELSKQLEPPLDLCSPTPWSHRALSKKLSSLLTVSDGPKKVCADEISVSSSGSSGSETEDLSSLNAACSISVQCFHSSCNNVSEAFCSPSSFSASSPSCSAASSPDSPNTSSSSSSSSSSASASASSHHKRSASMTSLPVYNRQVADSCIVRVSVDLGHNNGNMYKSILLTSQDKTAQVIVRALEKHHLEHMNWQDFTLTQVISTERELLIPDKANVFYAMSTLANFDFVLRKFHKGQKKPLRATSSLGRYAK from the exons AACCCAGTGCAGGAGTGGGGAGAGGAGTTTGAGGACGGCGCGGTATATGGGGTCACCCTGCTCCGGGAGCCCGTCCCTTCCTCCCCCGACCCCAGTGAGGAGAGTGCGTGCTGCGCCTTCGTGCAGTACCGAACCTGCAAGGTGCGGCGTCTGAAGGCGGCTACCCTTGAGCTCCTGGTAAACCACCTCCTCGGCCCCGGCACTCAGGAGCAGGACTACAGCAGGATCTTCCTTTCCACGTACAGAACCTTCACCGGTACCTCGAAGCTTATAGAGCTCCTGTTCCAGAG AGACAACATTGTCTCCGATCTGGACAACAGTAAATCCTACACGAG CCCTCTGTTGGCCTTTGTCCAGACATGGTTGGATGACTACTGTGAGGACTTCAGGGATCCTCCTTTGCACCCGGCACTCAGGCTGCTGTTGGACCACCTTAGGATCAGCTCCGCAGTTTACAACAATATGCGCAGTCAGCCCAACTTTAGCTCCTTGGCTGGGCAAGCTGAGGAACTGCTCAAGAGGTTACAGATAGAAG CAGAAGTTGAGAAAAATGTCCGTCCTGCACAGCAAGACATGGAGCAAGATGAGGAGGTTACTGATGATGAGGATTCAGGATTGGAAGTCTCTCATGATCCAGGAGGCATCTTGGATTTCCCTGCATTAGCCATTGCTGAACAGCTTACCCGAAAGGACTCT GCTCTGTTTGTCAAAGTGATGCCATACCAGTGTCTGGGCTGTGTGTGGTCAAAAAGAGACAAGAAGGAAAACATGTCGCCAACCATACGAGCCACCGTTACACAATTCAACGACGTCACCAAGCAGGTCACCATGTCCCTTCTCTGCCAGCCGGCAGACGCAACCTCCAGCCCCACCTCCTCCCGCCGGCCTCCCACTACACCCGCTCACAGGGCTCGCATCATAGAGAAGTGGATCTGTGTAGCCCAG GATTGTCGTCGGTTGAAGAACTTCTCCTCTCTCAAGGCGATCCTGTCGGCCCTTCAGTCTAACGCAGTTTACAGGCTGAGGAAGACCTGGGCTGCTGTCAGCAG GGATAGCATAGCCGTGTTTGATAACCTCTGGCAAACCTTCCCCGATGAGAACTGTGTTCTGACCAACAGAGAGCTCCTGGTGGAG GACGGGGGCCAAGCAAACGTGGATAAAACCTCGCCAAAGACATCCAAGCGGTGTCCGATCCAAAGACAGATG AGCACCTGCAGCGGGGTGGTTCCATACCTGGGGACATATCTGTCCGTCTTCAACATGCTGGACACCGCGCACCCCGACACAGTGCGG GGCGGCCTCATAAACtttgagaagaggaggaag gaGTTTGAGGTTCTGTCACAGATCAGTGTGCTTCAGGCCTGCTGCTCCCAGTACAACCTGCCCCACAGCCCCGGAATCGCTGCCTGGCTGCGGGGACACAAGCTGCTCAGCGACCAGGAGAG CTACGAACTGTCCAAACAGCTGGAGCCTCCCTTGGACTTGTGTTCTCCGACTCCCTGGAGCCACCGCGCTCTCTCAAAGAAGCTCTCCTC TCTTCTGACGGTGAGCGATGGACCTAAAAAAGTCTGTGCGGACGAGATCAGCGTTTCGTCCTCTGGATCCAGCGGATCCGAGACGGAGGATCTGTCCTCCCTTAACGCGGCCTGCTCCATCAGCGTGCAG TGCTTCCACAGCTCTTGCAACAATGTGTCCGAAGCCTTCTGCTCCCCCTCGTCCTTCTCGGCATCGtccccctcctgctccgccgcctcctccccaGACTCCCCCAATACTtccagctcttcctcctcctcttcctcctccgcctccgcctccgcctcctcccaccACAAGCGCTCGGCGTCCATGACCTCGCTGCCCGTGTACAACCGTCAGGTGGCTGACTCCTGCATCGTCCGGGTAAGCGTGGACCTGGGCCACAACAACGGCAACATGTACAAAAGCATCCTG TTGACCAGTCAGGACAAAACTGCGCAGGTGATCGTAAGAGCGCTGGAGAAGCATCACCTTGAGCACATGAACTGGCAGGACTTCACTCTGACTCAGGTCATCTCTACGGAACGAG AGTTGCTCATACCCGACAAAGCCAACGTGTTCTATGCCATGTCCACGCTGGCCaactttgactttgttttgcGGAAGTTCCATAAAGGCCAGAAGAAACCGCTGAGGGCCACGTCCAGTCTGGGGCGGTACGCAAAGTAG
- the rgl3b gene encoding ral guanine nucleotide dissociation stimulator-like 3b isoform X2 — protein sequence MGKWELTMNPVQEWGEEFEDGAVYGVTLLREPVPSSPDPSEESACCAFVQYRTCKVRRLKAATLELLVNHLLGPGTQEQDYSRIFLSTYRTFTGTSKLIELLFQRDNIVSDLDNSKSYTSPLLAFVQTWLDDYCEDFRDPPLHPALRLLLDHLRISSAVYNNMRSQPNFSSLAGQAEELLKRLQIEEVEKNVRPAQQDMEQDEEVTDDEDSGLEVSHDPGGILDFPALAIAEQLTRKDSALFVKVMPYQCLGCVWSKRDKKENMSPTIRATVTQFNDVTKQVTMSLLCQPADATSSPTSSRRPPTTPAHRARIIEKWICVAQDCRRLKNFSSLKAILSALQSNAVYRLRKTWAAVSRDSIAVFDNLWQTFPDENCVLTNRELLVEDGGQANVDKTSPKTSKRCPIQRQMSTCSGVVPYLGTYLSVFNMLDTAHPDTVRGGLINFEKRRKEFEVLSQISVLQACCSQYNLPHSPGIAAWLRGHKLLSDQESYELSKQLEPPLDLCSPTPWSHRALSKKLSSLLTVSDGPKKVCADEISVSSSGSSGSETEDLSSLNAACSISVQCFHSSCNNVSEAFCSPSSFSASSPSCSAASSPDSPNTSSSSSSSSSSASASASSHHKRSASMTSLPVYNRQVADSCIVRVSVDLGHNNGNMYKSILLTSQDKTAQVIVRALEKHHLEHMNWQDFTLTQVISTERELLIPDKANVFYAMSTLANFDFVLRKFHKGQKKPLRATSSLGRYAK from the exons AACCCAGTGCAGGAGTGGGGAGAGGAGTTTGAGGACGGCGCGGTATATGGGGTCACCCTGCTCCGGGAGCCCGTCCCTTCCTCCCCCGACCCCAGTGAGGAGAGTGCGTGCTGCGCCTTCGTGCAGTACCGAACCTGCAAGGTGCGGCGTCTGAAGGCGGCTACCCTTGAGCTCCTGGTAAACCACCTCCTCGGCCCCGGCACTCAGGAGCAGGACTACAGCAGGATCTTCCTTTCCACGTACAGAACCTTCACCGGTACCTCGAAGCTTATAGAGCTCCTGTTCCAGAG AGACAACATTGTCTCCGATCTGGACAACAGTAAATCCTACACGAG CCCTCTGTTGGCCTTTGTCCAGACATGGTTGGATGACTACTGTGAGGACTTCAGGGATCCTCCTTTGCACCCGGCACTCAGGCTGCTGTTGGACCACCTTAGGATCAGCTCCGCAGTTTACAACAATATGCGCAGTCAGCCCAACTTTAGCTCCTTGGCTGGGCAAGCTGAGGAACTGCTCAAGAGGTTACAGATAGAAG AAGTTGAGAAAAATGTCCGTCCTGCACAGCAAGACATGGAGCAAGATGAGGAGGTTACTGATGATGAGGATTCAGGATTGGAAGTCTCTCATGATCCAGGAGGCATCTTGGATTTCCCTGCATTAGCCATTGCTGAACAGCTTACCCGAAAGGACTCT GCTCTGTTTGTCAAAGTGATGCCATACCAGTGTCTGGGCTGTGTGTGGTCAAAAAGAGACAAGAAGGAAAACATGTCGCCAACCATACGAGCCACCGTTACACAATTCAACGACGTCACCAAGCAGGTCACCATGTCCCTTCTCTGCCAGCCGGCAGACGCAACCTCCAGCCCCACCTCCTCCCGCCGGCCTCCCACTACACCCGCTCACAGGGCTCGCATCATAGAGAAGTGGATCTGTGTAGCCCAG GATTGTCGTCGGTTGAAGAACTTCTCCTCTCTCAAGGCGATCCTGTCGGCCCTTCAGTCTAACGCAGTTTACAGGCTGAGGAAGACCTGGGCTGCTGTCAGCAG GGATAGCATAGCCGTGTTTGATAACCTCTGGCAAACCTTCCCCGATGAGAACTGTGTTCTGACCAACAGAGAGCTCCTGGTGGAG GACGGGGGCCAAGCAAACGTGGATAAAACCTCGCCAAAGACATCCAAGCGGTGTCCGATCCAAAGACAGATG AGCACCTGCAGCGGGGTGGTTCCATACCTGGGGACATATCTGTCCGTCTTCAACATGCTGGACACCGCGCACCCCGACACAGTGCGG GGCGGCCTCATAAACtttgagaagaggaggaag gaGTTTGAGGTTCTGTCACAGATCAGTGTGCTTCAGGCCTGCTGCTCCCAGTACAACCTGCCCCACAGCCCCGGAATCGCTGCCTGGCTGCGGGGACACAAGCTGCTCAGCGACCAGGAGAG CTACGAACTGTCCAAACAGCTGGAGCCTCCCTTGGACTTGTGTTCTCCGACTCCCTGGAGCCACCGCGCTCTCTCAAAGAAGCTCTCCTC TCTTCTGACGGTGAGCGATGGACCTAAAAAAGTCTGTGCGGACGAGATCAGCGTTTCGTCCTCTGGATCCAGCGGATCCGAGACGGAGGATCTGTCCTCCCTTAACGCGGCCTGCTCCATCAGCGTGCAG TGCTTCCACAGCTCTTGCAACAATGTGTCCGAAGCCTTCTGCTCCCCCTCGTCCTTCTCGGCATCGtccccctcctgctccgccgcctcctccccaGACTCCCCCAATACTtccagctcttcctcctcctcttcctcctccgcctccgcctccgcctcctcccaccACAAGCGCTCGGCGTCCATGACCTCGCTGCCCGTGTACAACCGTCAGGTGGCTGACTCCTGCATCGTCCGGGTAAGCGTGGACCTGGGCCACAACAACGGCAACATGTACAAAAGCATCCTG TTGACCAGTCAGGACAAAACTGCGCAGGTGATCGTAAGAGCGCTGGAGAAGCATCACCTTGAGCACATGAACTGGCAGGACTTCACTCTGACTCAGGTCATCTCTACGGAACGAG AGTTGCTCATACCCGACAAAGCCAACGTGTTCTATGCCATGTCCACGCTGGCCaactttgactttgttttgcGGAAGTTCCATAAAGGCCAGAAGAAACCGCTGAGGGCCACGTCCAGTCTGGGGCGGTACGCAAAGTAG
- the rgl3b gene encoding ral guanine nucleotide dissociation stimulator-like 3b isoform X3, protein MGKWELTMNPVQEWGEEFEDGAVYGVTLLREPVPSSPDPSEESACCAFVQYRTCKVRRLKAATLELLVNHLLGPGTQEQDYSRIFLSTYRTFTGTSKLIELLFQRDNIVSDLDNSKSYTSPLLAFVQTWLDDYCEDFRDPPLHPALRLLLDHLRISSAVYNNMRSQPNFSSLAGQAEELLKRLQIEAEVEKNVRPAQQDMEQDEEVTDDEDSGLEVSHDPGGILDFPALAIAEQLTRKDSALFVKVMPYQCLGCVWSKRDKKENMSPTIRATVTQFNDVTKQVTMSLLCQPADATSSPTSSRRPPTTPAHRARIIEKWICVAQDCRRLKNFSSLKAILSALQSNAVYRLRKTWAAVSRDSIAVFDNLWQTFPDENCVLTNRELLVEDGGQANVDKTSPKTSKRCPIQRQMSTCSGVVPYLGTYLSVFNMLDTAHPDTVRGGLINFEKRRKEFEVLSQISVLQACCSQYNLPHSPGIAAWLRGHKLLSDQESYELSKQLEPPLDLCSPTPWSHRALSKKLSSLLTVSDGPKKVCADEISVSSSGSSGSETEDLSSLNAACSISVQCFHSSCNNVSEAFCSPSSFSASSPSCSAASSPDSPNTSSSSSSSSSSASASASSHHKRSASMTSLPVYNRQVADSCIVRLTSQDKTAQVIVRALEKHHLEHMNWQDFTLTQVISTERELLIPDKANVFYAMSTLANFDFVLRKFHKGQKKPLRATSSLGRYAK, encoded by the exons AACCCAGTGCAGGAGTGGGGAGAGGAGTTTGAGGACGGCGCGGTATATGGGGTCACCCTGCTCCGGGAGCCCGTCCCTTCCTCCCCCGACCCCAGTGAGGAGAGTGCGTGCTGCGCCTTCGTGCAGTACCGAACCTGCAAGGTGCGGCGTCTGAAGGCGGCTACCCTTGAGCTCCTGGTAAACCACCTCCTCGGCCCCGGCACTCAGGAGCAGGACTACAGCAGGATCTTCCTTTCCACGTACAGAACCTTCACCGGTACCTCGAAGCTTATAGAGCTCCTGTTCCAGAG AGACAACATTGTCTCCGATCTGGACAACAGTAAATCCTACACGAG CCCTCTGTTGGCCTTTGTCCAGACATGGTTGGATGACTACTGTGAGGACTTCAGGGATCCTCCTTTGCACCCGGCACTCAGGCTGCTGTTGGACCACCTTAGGATCAGCTCCGCAGTTTACAACAATATGCGCAGTCAGCCCAACTTTAGCTCCTTGGCTGGGCAAGCTGAGGAACTGCTCAAGAGGTTACAGATAGAAG CAGAAGTTGAGAAAAATGTCCGTCCTGCACAGCAAGACATGGAGCAAGATGAGGAGGTTACTGATGATGAGGATTCAGGATTGGAAGTCTCTCATGATCCAGGAGGCATCTTGGATTTCCCTGCATTAGCCATTGCTGAACAGCTTACCCGAAAGGACTCT GCTCTGTTTGTCAAAGTGATGCCATACCAGTGTCTGGGCTGTGTGTGGTCAAAAAGAGACAAGAAGGAAAACATGTCGCCAACCATACGAGCCACCGTTACACAATTCAACGACGTCACCAAGCAGGTCACCATGTCCCTTCTCTGCCAGCCGGCAGACGCAACCTCCAGCCCCACCTCCTCCCGCCGGCCTCCCACTACACCCGCTCACAGGGCTCGCATCATAGAGAAGTGGATCTGTGTAGCCCAG GATTGTCGTCGGTTGAAGAACTTCTCCTCTCTCAAGGCGATCCTGTCGGCCCTTCAGTCTAACGCAGTTTACAGGCTGAGGAAGACCTGGGCTGCTGTCAGCAG GGATAGCATAGCCGTGTTTGATAACCTCTGGCAAACCTTCCCCGATGAGAACTGTGTTCTGACCAACAGAGAGCTCCTGGTGGAG GACGGGGGCCAAGCAAACGTGGATAAAACCTCGCCAAAGACATCCAAGCGGTGTCCGATCCAAAGACAGATG AGCACCTGCAGCGGGGTGGTTCCATACCTGGGGACATATCTGTCCGTCTTCAACATGCTGGACACCGCGCACCCCGACACAGTGCGG GGCGGCCTCATAAACtttgagaagaggaggaag gaGTTTGAGGTTCTGTCACAGATCAGTGTGCTTCAGGCCTGCTGCTCCCAGTACAACCTGCCCCACAGCCCCGGAATCGCTGCCTGGCTGCGGGGACACAAGCTGCTCAGCGACCAGGAGAG CTACGAACTGTCCAAACAGCTGGAGCCTCCCTTGGACTTGTGTTCTCCGACTCCCTGGAGCCACCGCGCTCTCTCAAAGAAGCTCTCCTC TCTTCTGACGGTGAGCGATGGACCTAAAAAAGTCTGTGCGGACGAGATCAGCGTTTCGTCCTCTGGATCCAGCGGATCCGAGACGGAGGATCTGTCCTCCCTTAACGCGGCCTGCTCCATCAGCGTGCAG TGCTTCCACAGCTCTTGCAACAATGTGTCCGAAGCCTTCTGCTCCCCCTCGTCCTTCTCGGCATCGtccccctcctgctccgccgcctcctccccaGACTCCCCCAATACTtccagctcttcctcctcctcttcctcctccgcctccgcctccgcctcctcccaccACAAGCGCTCGGCGTCCATGACCTCGCTGCCCGTGTACAACCGTCAGGTGGCTGACTCCTGCATCGTCCGG TTGACCAGTCAGGACAAAACTGCGCAGGTGATCGTAAGAGCGCTGGAGAAGCATCACCTTGAGCACATGAACTGGCAGGACTTCACTCTGACTCAGGTCATCTCTACGGAACGAG AGTTGCTCATACCCGACAAAGCCAACGTGTTCTATGCCATGTCCACGCTGGCCaactttgactttgttttgcGGAAGTTCCATAAAGGCCAGAAGAAACCGCTGAGGGCCACGTCCAGTCTGGGGCGGTACGCAAAGTAG
- the rgl3b gene encoding ral guanine nucleotide dissociation stimulator-like 3b isoform X4: MGKWELTMNPVQEWGEEFEDGAVYGVTLLREPVPSSPDPSEESACCAFVQYRTCKVRRLKAATLELLVNHLLGPGTQEQDYSRIFLSTYRTFTGTSKLIELLFQRDNIVSDLDNSKSYTSPLLAFVQTWLDDYCEDFRDPPLHPALRLLLDHLRISSAVYNNMRSQPNFSSLAGQAEELLKRLQIEEVEKNVRPAQQDMEQDEEVTDDEDSGLEVSHDPGGILDFPALAIAEQLTRKDSALFVKVMPYQCLGCVWSKRDKKENMSPTIRATVTQFNDVTKQVTMSLLCQPADATSSPTSSRRPPTTPAHRARIIEKWICVAQDCRRLKNFSSLKAILSALQSNAVYRLRKTWAAVSRDSIAVFDNLWQTFPDENCVLTNRELLVEDGGQANVDKTSPKTSKRCPIQRQMSTCSGVVPYLGTYLSVFNMLDTAHPDTVRGGLINFEKRRKEFEVLSQISVLQACCSQYNLPHSPGIAAWLRGHKLLSDQESYELSKQLEPPLDLCSPTPWSHRALSKKLSSLLTVSDGPKKVCADEISVSSSGSSGSETEDLSSLNAACSISVQCFHSSCNNVSEAFCSPSSFSASSPSCSAASSPDSPNTSSSSSSSSSSASASASSHHKRSASMTSLPVYNRQVADSCIVRLTSQDKTAQVIVRALEKHHLEHMNWQDFTLTQVISTERELLIPDKANVFYAMSTLANFDFVLRKFHKGQKKPLRATSSLGRYAK, from the exons AACCCAGTGCAGGAGTGGGGAGAGGAGTTTGAGGACGGCGCGGTATATGGGGTCACCCTGCTCCGGGAGCCCGTCCCTTCCTCCCCCGACCCCAGTGAGGAGAGTGCGTGCTGCGCCTTCGTGCAGTACCGAACCTGCAAGGTGCGGCGTCTGAAGGCGGCTACCCTTGAGCTCCTGGTAAACCACCTCCTCGGCCCCGGCACTCAGGAGCAGGACTACAGCAGGATCTTCCTTTCCACGTACAGAACCTTCACCGGTACCTCGAAGCTTATAGAGCTCCTGTTCCAGAG AGACAACATTGTCTCCGATCTGGACAACAGTAAATCCTACACGAG CCCTCTGTTGGCCTTTGTCCAGACATGGTTGGATGACTACTGTGAGGACTTCAGGGATCCTCCTTTGCACCCGGCACTCAGGCTGCTGTTGGACCACCTTAGGATCAGCTCCGCAGTTTACAACAATATGCGCAGTCAGCCCAACTTTAGCTCCTTGGCTGGGCAAGCTGAGGAACTGCTCAAGAGGTTACAGATAGAAG AAGTTGAGAAAAATGTCCGTCCTGCACAGCAAGACATGGAGCAAGATGAGGAGGTTACTGATGATGAGGATTCAGGATTGGAAGTCTCTCATGATCCAGGAGGCATCTTGGATTTCCCTGCATTAGCCATTGCTGAACAGCTTACCCGAAAGGACTCT GCTCTGTTTGTCAAAGTGATGCCATACCAGTGTCTGGGCTGTGTGTGGTCAAAAAGAGACAAGAAGGAAAACATGTCGCCAACCATACGAGCCACCGTTACACAATTCAACGACGTCACCAAGCAGGTCACCATGTCCCTTCTCTGCCAGCCGGCAGACGCAACCTCCAGCCCCACCTCCTCCCGCCGGCCTCCCACTACACCCGCTCACAGGGCTCGCATCATAGAGAAGTGGATCTGTGTAGCCCAG GATTGTCGTCGGTTGAAGAACTTCTCCTCTCTCAAGGCGATCCTGTCGGCCCTTCAGTCTAACGCAGTTTACAGGCTGAGGAAGACCTGGGCTGCTGTCAGCAG GGATAGCATAGCCGTGTTTGATAACCTCTGGCAAACCTTCCCCGATGAGAACTGTGTTCTGACCAACAGAGAGCTCCTGGTGGAG GACGGGGGCCAAGCAAACGTGGATAAAACCTCGCCAAAGACATCCAAGCGGTGTCCGATCCAAAGACAGATG AGCACCTGCAGCGGGGTGGTTCCATACCTGGGGACATATCTGTCCGTCTTCAACATGCTGGACACCGCGCACCCCGACACAGTGCGG GGCGGCCTCATAAACtttgagaagaggaggaag gaGTTTGAGGTTCTGTCACAGATCAGTGTGCTTCAGGCCTGCTGCTCCCAGTACAACCTGCCCCACAGCCCCGGAATCGCTGCCTGGCTGCGGGGACACAAGCTGCTCAGCGACCAGGAGAG CTACGAACTGTCCAAACAGCTGGAGCCTCCCTTGGACTTGTGTTCTCCGACTCCCTGGAGCCACCGCGCTCTCTCAAAGAAGCTCTCCTC TCTTCTGACGGTGAGCGATGGACCTAAAAAAGTCTGTGCGGACGAGATCAGCGTTTCGTCCTCTGGATCCAGCGGATCCGAGACGGAGGATCTGTCCTCCCTTAACGCGGCCTGCTCCATCAGCGTGCAG TGCTTCCACAGCTCTTGCAACAATGTGTCCGAAGCCTTCTGCTCCCCCTCGTCCTTCTCGGCATCGtccccctcctgctccgccgcctcctccccaGACTCCCCCAATACTtccagctcttcctcctcctcttcctcctccgcctccgcctccgcctcctcccaccACAAGCGCTCGGCGTCCATGACCTCGCTGCCCGTGTACAACCGTCAGGTGGCTGACTCCTGCATCGTCCGG TTGACCAGTCAGGACAAAACTGCGCAGGTGATCGTAAGAGCGCTGGAGAAGCATCACCTTGAGCACATGAACTGGCAGGACTTCACTCTGACTCAGGTCATCTCTACGGAACGAG AGTTGCTCATACCCGACAAAGCCAACGTGTTCTATGCCATGTCCACGCTGGCCaactttgactttgttttgcGGAAGTTCCATAAAGGCCAGAAGAAACCGCTGAGGGCCACGTCCAGTCTGGGGCGGTACGCAAAGTAG